The stretch of DNA tcaatatataatgatgaaataatgatacatagttatctttaaatatatatatatatatatatatatatatatatatatatatatatatatatatatatatatatataaaataaaaacatattcagataaagtgcattacattcttgtggcagaagagttcatcattaataagacaatacaaaaagcagctttagaatacaatgcattgtttacgaccatattattgatcataagccaatcattggcatacagttcacagcaatccatttcacaagtgaatttgtcagtcagttggagatttattatgagggcttgtttaagggctaGTCAACGAACAGCTGCGAGACATACTTGTGtagcgttgcgtcataaacataacatttttaggtcactgtgtaaagttaaatatagtttaatacttagaacacatcttgagatcccttagttcggatttgcgctccatcaagtgttttgaaggcaagaacgtaacacatatttgtgttgttctgctgctcaagggtgtttttcttcactatataattgcattgccacgcagctgaagtttcacttactgccctctggagtaaacatgtggtactacaagcttgcatttctcaggattcCATATTATGTTCCGGGGGGGCAGTGCGCTTACtggcgtaaatttttttaactcgttatttttagtcaaattaatcgcactgaattaacgcgttacattgacagccctagtttaaataagatatgtttttataatttcgttattttattgattttcttttagtttaaagtgcagttTGAAATTAGAAATTTTTTTcgtatttcaataaatgtatgaAATTCTTCAAGCAAAATCTATAAAGCAAAAAAATACACGACCCTTGGCAGGGGGGTTGAAGATGTAATCTACTATTGAGATTTTTTTAAGCCGATTATCgataaaattatgtttacatattgcccagccctaatgtacACGCCAATTTCAGATAAATAGGTGATTGAATGACTTGTTGAATGaatgtttactcgctgaaatGAGATGATTTTCTATTAAGTCAATAGGGAGCCTGGAAAGTTTGCTTATAGAAAATATACTTCAGTGATatgcaggcacgtgcacacatagacatcaaagggggcttgagcacctggcATTTTTGTTCCTCGaaagaaagtgcccttttttctatatattatcacaagttatgcagtggaacaatatttataaaaaatatatatatttgtcaaattaaagcagttttgacaaataataaaaaagctctGTTATAGTCATTCACCATTCATTTACAATGGCCGGTCAAATATGACCCAAAAGTATATAAAACCACATGGCTCCTTGAATCTAGttcattttgtatgtgtgtgtgttcaggtagCAAGTTTAGGAAAAGTCATCAAGCTTGGTAAATTTCAGATTAATGAAACCATTTttataataacaaaaattatttgagtCAAAAGTGACCTGACCAGTGTTTCAGGGTTAATATAACAGATAATATAttaagtcaaatatatatatttaatatgactgaatcaacttgAATACATAAGGATACAGCAAGAAAAGCAATTGTCAGATCACATAGAAAGGAAGCTCCTCAAGTTATAACGGCCTGTGTTGACTTTTTAACAGTGTACTTTCTACTTACCAGAGTGAACATGCAAGACACATAACAGTTCACGTGTTCTCACAATCCGACACCTCAGAGTTAAACATATTATCACGATCATGATGGAATGATGATAGATGTCATTTCCTTTTGCAGTTCTTGTAGAAGAGGAGCAGGTGGTGAGTCCAGAAGATCAGAGTTACTTTGAGCAAGCATATCTCGGTTACCCATCCCTCATAACCGGAGACATCAGCAGTGATGGTGAGCCACTGATTTCTATATTAACACCCACATTGGTTGAAATAGTGGTATAAAAATGCAGCGTGTTGAAATGTAAATGCTGTAAATGAGATCCACTCAAAAAATTGAATACGGCTTTTGAACAAcgtaagggtgaataaataatgatgatatttgtatttttgagtaaactatccttttaagcttGATGAAATGAAAGAATTTTCTATTATACATTATAACACTTCAGCAAGTactgcaaaataaaatgtaactggAAATCAGCAGAGCTGGAAAGAACTTATTCTGTTATGCCTTTAATCTAAATTTTGTCCCGCAACAGCTCTCAGAACAGCAGGATTTGTTCCCAGCCAAGCTGTAAAAGAAGTGAGTTTAAAGGAAAATAcagacttaaagaaatagttcacccaaaaaggaagattttctcaccatttactcactgtATATtagtgaagatttttaaaagaatatctcagctccgtaggtccatacattgcacgtgaatggtgaccaaaactttgaagcgtctaaaagcacataaaggcagcataaaatactccagaggtttaatccatgtctactgaagtgatctaattggttttgggttagaacagaccaaaatataactcctttttcactgtacatcttggcattgcagtctctaggcacaatcatgatttcaagccctTTTACATGCATGCACAGAGTGGTAGATGGTGCTAggatgtgtaatcaagcttgaaaacaAGATCgctaaggagactgctgatgtaaaGATTCATAgtggaaaaaggagttatattatggtctgtttgcacacaaaatgtattggatagcttcagaagacatggattcaaccactggagtcatatggattacttttatgctgcctttatgtgcttttaggagcttcaaagttttgttcaccattcacatgaattctatggacctacaaagctgaaatattcttctaaaaatctttgtttgtgttctgcagaagaaagtcaaacatatcaggaatggcaaaagggtgagtaaatgatgagagaatttccatttttgggtgaactatccctttaaagcacatGACATCATTCAATATTAAATCAGTAGACATCTATAATGTTTTATGCACAGTCTCTGTGTAATTCCGTGTTTGTTGTTCAGGTCTTGTTGGGAAAGCCATTGTTGAATCCTTTAAGCCGTTTCCTGGGCAACCGGAAGCAGTATCGTAAGAGAGGAAGCAATACAGAGTGTTTCTGGAAATACTGCGTCTGAAAATGTCAAATCAGACATGCACCGACAAATACATGCACCTGCATAGTATCTGCAATGTTCTCACCTGCTTTACGTGCAATTTGCAACACTCAGGCACAAAATTTGTGGGCCTGATGCCAAAAAATTTGCTATTTATGTTTGTTGGGAAAAAAGCTGATAATGTATTTGTACATATAATGAAATGCTCTTTAGCTCAgatgtaaataaagtaaatatgtttgaaaaagattttgttttggttttgcatTTTTTGTGTAGGGTGCACCAGTCCATATTTCCCTTCTCATGCAAGTTCAATCTGTCATTATCAGCGTGCACATTCATATTAGAATCCTCTGTCTATGTGGGAAATTTGAAGGATTTAGTCcatattattgcaaaatattaaagaaaatatattttgggggtgTTGACACTAACATGTGACTAGTGTTACAACAGTGTCcaatacagttgtggccaaaaatattggcacccttggtaaatatgacaATTTAGTCATACttcaatttttattttgtatttactatTATTCTCAAAAGTGATTCTCATTTGaaatgtgattattatttttatattttacaacaaatactgCTATGATGTACAAATACTTTAATAAATTATTGGCATGGTataacaaatttatttttttcattacattGTGGGCTTTAATTTaagtgcttaattgtcatgaaaataataatttaataatatttttttttttaagcaaaacattattATGTCTTTCTtgtgattttggggtgaacatgACAGATTTCGCGAGATACACATTTATAGTCTTGATTTAGATTTCAGAAGACCAACATGAAATTGAGGCAAATGATAAAAATAAGCAGCAGTAAATCTCATTCTTCATGCTGTGGATTGTAAAACTGGgtacaaattacataattttttttttatggtgaggGCTTGTGTTCTATAGAGACTGCACGTTGGCATTGAGGGATATTTTGTTTAGGCCCATGGTCTGTAAGGGACAACAGCAGAGAAAAATCATTGGATGACTGCTGGTCATGTGACGACCGTAGTGCACTTGTAGAATCGTACAATCACAAGGTCAGTCTGACCTATACATACATGGTTTGATCACACCAAGTGCACAGGACGTGCCTCGGTTCATGTCTTTGTTCGGAACCGTGACGGTGGCACACGGATGCAAGTCATAGACAGCTAGAAGTCTTTCCTTGCTTGGTAGTCCCAGGCCACCAGGGAGCAGAGATGGTGGTGTTTGCTTATGTTGATTGGACGTAAAGGCGAGTGCTGTCAGGTGTCTGTGCTGGGACTAGCGTCCTGTGATGGACAGGTGTCAGTTGGGTTGgagcaagtgtgccgcacaagccctcaaaagtgaagccaaatgTCTCGATCGcacccggtgactggtcctagtataggtcataaaccccgcctctccatgttattcaacgggacgtgagaccaactaaacaattaaattacacttcacatatcttttttccaaagatagtttctgtcatttactgtagtttctatcacattgatgtaatttcaagtgttttcaaaataagtttgtttttagttagttatttgatgctataaaaacggtgctgtgacatcatgattgacagctgtgattgacaggttctctgagcgaagtagtcacttttcttcgggatcttcggaggactgaggagattggagctttaaatgtaatatcaaaatttctataattaattatttcacaccgtcataagtcaaaagtgcaggggcgtgtgcttgcgattgattcagcaagagtgagggcggggccttgatttcgcgg from Xyrauchen texanus isolate HMW12.3.18 chromosome 39, RBS_HiC_50CHRs, whole genome shotgun sequence encodes:
- the uts2b gene encoding prepro-urotensin II-beta, whose amino-acid sequence is MLCKLILFFALLLAVLEPLLGHPLDTYARPVLVEEEQVVSPEDQSYFEQAYLGYPSLITGDISSDALRTAGFVPSQAVKEVLLGKPLLNPLSRFLGNRKQYRKRGSNTECFWKYCV